In a genomic window of Aeromonas veronii:
- a CDS encoding redoxin family protein encodes MIAVGQPLPAGEFTFITAEGKQLWDSQTLFAGKKVVLFAVPGAFTPTCSNAHLPGYVVLADQFMAKGVDAICCLSVNDAFVMRAWQTAQNAEAITMLADGDGSWTRALGLAKDTGAFGGIRAQRFALIANDGVVEQLFVEAPGKFEVSDAASLLAGL; translated from the coding sequence ATGATTGCTGTAGGACAACCCCTGCCTGCGGGCGAATTTACCTTTATCACCGCCGAGGGCAAGCAGCTGTGGGATAGCCAGACGCTGTTCGCCGGTAAAAAAGTGGTGCTGTTTGCCGTGCCCGGCGCCTTTACTCCCACCTGCTCCAATGCCCATCTGCCCGGTTACGTGGTGCTGGCCGATCAGTTTATGGCCAAAGGGGTGGATGCCATCTGTTGTCTGTCGGTCAACGACGCCTTCGTGATGCGGGCCTGGCAGACGGCCCAGAATGCCGAGGCGATCACCATGCTGGCAGATGGCGATGGCAGCTGGACCCGGGCGCTGGGCCTGGCCAAGGATACCGGCGCCTTTGGCGGCATCCGTGCCCAGCGCTTTGCGTTGATCGCCAACGATGGCGTGGTCGAGCAGCTGTTTGTGGAGGCGCCGGGCAAGTTCGAGGTTTCCGATGCCGCGAGTCTGCTGGCTGGGCTGTGA